One window from the genome of Pungitius pungitius chromosome 14, fPunPun2.1, whole genome shotgun sequence encodes:
- the insm1b gene encoding insulinoma-associated protein 1b, which translates to MPKGFLVKRNRKSAHISYRPRSDEDDLQEHPTPAALPSYADPSPPMCVVSSPDRAAASPDCRAADVPVPRREKPLPFGNPEAVCQALYSPTRPISKEHDRGYFERSFNLGSPISAESFPTPASLSGLDHLLYAPVDLKIGTSNSSRSGTTTSSSSSLPAPSNRVGTKRPATDGTERKSKPAPKKPKAIRKLNFEDEMTTSPVLGLKIKEGPLEVKPRSQSSGGNKPLGEFVCQLCKEAYADPFSLAQHKCSRIVRVEYRCPECDKMFSCPANLASHRRWHKPRTSGAPAVPPAQGIKPETAKMPPLGVKSVTDEAKDISDRDTPSPGLSESGSEDGTYDCQYCGKRFKRQAYLRKHIMAHQALQKKVLEEHGFQTGDHPAEQAAVLSSSSSASSSSSSSSSEEASNQSPLNLSPVDCLLCPVCGESFTSRAGQERHLRLMHSSQIYPCKYCPATLYSSPGLTRHINKCHPSENRQVILLQMPVRPAC; encoded by the coding sequence ATGCCCAAAGGATTCCTGgtaaaaagaaacaggaaatcTGCACACATTTCCTACAGACCTCGGTCGGACGAAGATGACCTCCAGGAGCACCCCACCCCAGCTGCCTTGCCGAGTTACGCGGACCCCTCCCCGCCGATGTGCGTGGTGTCCAGTCCAGACCGCGCCGCAGCATCTCCGGATTGCAGAGCAGCTGACGTGCCGGTGCCAAGGCGGGAGAAGCCGCTGCCGTTCGGTAACCCAGAGGCGGTGTGCCAAGCCCTGTACAGCCCCACCCGGCCCATCAGCAAGGAGCACGACAGGGGATATTTTGAGCGAAGTTTCAATCTGGGCTCGCCGATTTCCGCCGAGTCATTCCCGacccctgcctccctctccgGCCTGGACCACCTCCTGTACGCCCCCGTTGACCTGAAAATCGGTACCAGCAATAGCAGCCGAAGcggcaccaccaccagcagcagcagcagcctccccgCACCGAGCAACCGGGTCGGCACCAAAAGACCCGCGACTGACGGCACGGAGCGCAAATCCAAACCCGCCCCCAAGAAACCCAAAGCCATTAGGAAACTCAACTTTGAAGACGAGATGACGACTTCTCCCGTGCTCGGTCTCAAAATCAAAGAGGGGCCGCTGGAGGTGAAGCCGAGGTCGCAGTCCTCCGGGGGGAACAAACCGCTCGGAGAGTTCGTGTGTCAGCTGTGCAAGGAGGCGTACGCGGACCCCTTCTCCCTGGCGCAGCACAAGTGCTCCCGCATCGTACGGGTCGAGTACCGGTGTCCGGAGTGCGATAAGATGTTCAGCTGCCCGGCCAACCTCGCCTCTCACCGCCGCTGGCACAAACCCCGGACCAGCGGCGCGCCGGCGGTGCCACCGGCTCAGGGCATCAAGCCCGAAACGGCCAAAATGCCACCGCTCGGTGTCAAGTCGGTCACCGACGAAGCCAAAGACATAAGTGACAGAGACACCCCGAGCCCCGGTCTGTCCGAGTCGGGCTCCGAGGACGGCACGTATGACTGCCAGTACTGCGGGAAGAGGTTTAAGCGACAGGCATACCTAAGAAAACACATCATGGCGCACCAGGCCTTGCAAAAGAAAGTGCTGGAGGAGCACGGGTTTCAAACCGGCGACCACCCGGCCGAGCAGGCTGCGGTCttatcatcctcctcctcagcatcctcctcatcatcatcatcatcctcagaGGAAGCCTCAAACCAAAGTCCTCTCAATCTGAGCCCGGTGGACTGCCTGCTGTGCCCGGTGTGCGGGGAGAGTTTCACCAGCAGGGCCGGCCAGGAGAGACACCTGCGCCTCATGCACTCCTCCCAGATCTACCCGTGCAAATACTGCCCCGCCACTCTGTACAGCTCGCCGGGGCTCACCAGGCACATAAACAAGTGCCACCCCTCGGAGAACAGGCAGGTGATCCTGCTCCAGATGCCGGTGCGCCCCGCCTGCTAG
- the gale gene encoding UDP-glucose 4-epimerase isoform X1, protein MAEKVLVTGGGGYVGSHCVLELIEAGYQPVVVDNFSNAVRDGGEGDVPESILRIEKLLDTSIEFHELDLLDKAGLEKLFKKHSFSAVMHFAGLKAVGESVEQPLRYYRVNLTASMNLLEVMQAHRVHNLVFSSSATVYGDPQRLPIDEQHPVGGCTNPYGQTKYFIEEMVKDHCKAEKEWNAVLLRYFNPIGAHSCGQIGEDPQGIPNNLLPYVAQVAIGRRKFLNVFGNDYDTLDGTGVRDYIHVVDLAKGHIAALKKLKDNCGCKVYNLGTGTGYSVLQMVKAMEKASGREIAYKIAPRREGDIASCYADPCLAEKELGWKAQFDLERMCEDLWRWQSMNPTGFSSGTDS, encoded by the exons ATGGCCGAGAAGGTGCTGGTCACAGGTGGAGGCGGCTACGTTGGGAGTCACTGCGTGTTGGAGCTCATTGAAGCGGGTTACCAGCCGGTCGTGGTCGATAACTTCAGCAACGCTGTGAGA gatggaggagagggggatGTGCCAGAGAGCATACTGAGGATAGAGAAGCTCCTGGACACCAGCATCGAGTTTCATGAACTAGATCTTTTGGACAAAGCTGGCTTGGAAAAACTCTTCAAAAAG CATTCTTTCAGTGCGGTGATGCACTTTGCGGGGCTGAAGGCTGTTGGGGAGTCAGTGGAGCAGCCATTACGCTACTACAGAGTCAACCTCACTGCCTCCATGAACCTGCTGGAG GTGATGCAGGCTCACAGGGTGCACAACCTGGTCTTCAGCAGCTCAGCCACGGTGTACGGAGACCCTCAGCGCCTTCCCATCGACGAGCAGCACCCCGTGGGCGGCTGCACCAACCCCTACGGCCAGACCAAGTACTTCATCGAGGAGATGGTCAAAGACCACTGTAAAGCCGAGAAG GAGTGGAACGCAGTGCTTCTGCGTTATTTCAACCCGATCGGAGCTCATTCCTGTGGCCAGATAGGAGAGGACCCTCAGGGTATCCCCAACAACCTGCTGCCATATGTTGCCCAG GTTGCCATTGGGAGGAGAAAGTTCCTCAATGTATTTGGGAATGATTATGACACACTTGATGGGACAG GTGTGCGAGATTATATCCACGTCGTAGATCTGGCGAAGGGACACATAGCGGCGCTGAAGAAGCTCAAAGACAACTGCGGCTGCAAG GTGTACAACCTGGGAACGGGTACCGGGTACTCTGTGCTCCAGATGGTGAAAGCCATGGAAAAGGCATCCGGGAGAGAG ATCGCGTACAAAATCGCCCCTCGCCGCGAAGGAGACATAGCATCGTGCTACGCTGACCCATGTCTAGCTGAGAAGGAGCTCGGCTGGAAGGCCCAATTTGACCTGGAAAGAATGT GTGAGGACCTGTGGCGCTGGCAGTCCATGAATCCCACTGGATTTTCCAGTGGCACAGACTCctga
- the gale gene encoding UDP-glucose 4-epimerase isoform X3 yields the protein MAEKVLVTGGGGYVGSHCVLELIEAGYQPVVVDNFSNAVREGDVPESILRIEKLLDTSIEFHELDLLDKAGLEKLFKKHSFSAVMHFAGLKAVGESVEQPLRYYRVNLTASMNLLEVMQAHRVHNLVFSSSATVYGDPQRLPIDEQHPVGGCTNPYGQTKYFIEEMVKDHCKAEKEWNAVLLRYFNPIGAHSCGQIGEDPQGIPNNLLPYVAQVAIGRRKFLNVFGNDYDTLDGTGVRDYIHVVDLAKGHIAALKKLKDNCGCKVYNLGTGTGYSVLQMVKAMEKASGREIAYKIAPRREGDIASCYADPCLAEKELGWKAQFDLERMCEDLWRWQSMNPTGFSSGTDS from the exons ATGGCCGAGAAGGTGCTGGTCACAGGTGGAGGCGGCTACGTTGGGAGTCACTGCGTGTTGGAGCTCATTGAAGCGGGTTACCAGCCGGTCGTGGTCGATAACTTCAGCAACGCTGTGAGAG agggggatGTGCCAGAGAGCATACTGAGGATAGAGAAGCTCCTGGACACCAGCATCGAGTTTCATGAACTAGATCTTTTGGACAAAGCTGGCTTGGAAAAACTCTTCAAAAAG CATTCTTTCAGTGCGGTGATGCACTTTGCGGGGCTGAAGGCTGTTGGGGAGTCAGTGGAGCAGCCATTACGCTACTACAGAGTCAACCTCACTGCCTCCATGAACCTGCTGGAG GTGATGCAGGCTCACAGGGTGCACAACCTGGTCTTCAGCAGCTCAGCCACGGTGTACGGAGACCCTCAGCGCCTTCCCATCGACGAGCAGCACCCCGTGGGCGGCTGCACCAACCCCTACGGCCAGACCAAGTACTTCATCGAGGAGATGGTCAAAGACCACTGTAAAGCCGAGAAG GAGTGGAACGCAGTGCTTCTGCGTTATTTCAACCCGATCGGAGCTCATTCCTGTGGCCAGATAGGAGAGGACCCTCAGGGTATCCCCAACAACCTGCTGCCATATGTTGCCCAG GTTGCCATTGGGAGGAGAAAGTTCCTCAATGTATTTGGGAATGATTATGACACACTTGATGGGACAG GTGTGCGAGATTATATCCACGTCGTAGATCTGGCGAAGGGACACATAGCGGCGCTGAAGAAGCTCAAAGACAACTGCGGCTGCAAG GTGTACAACCTGGGAACGGGTACCGGGTACTCTGTGCTCCAGATGGTGAAAGCCATGGAAAAGGCATCCGGGAGAGAG ATCGCGTACAAAATCGCCCCTCGCCGCGAAGGAGACATAGCATCGTGCTACGCTGACCCATGTCTAGCTGAGAAGGAGCTCGGCTGGAAGGCCCAATTTGACCTGGAAAGAATGT GTGAGGACCTGTGGCGCTGGCAGTCCATGAATCCCACTGGATTTTCCAGTGGCACAGACTCctga
- the gale gene encoding UDP-glucose 4-epimerase isoform X2, whose protein sequence is MAEKVLVTGGGGYVGSHCVLELIEAGYQPVVVDNFSNAVRGEGDVPESILRIEKLLDTSIEFHELDLLDKAGLEKLFKKHSFSAVMHFAGLKAVGESVEQPLRYYRVNLTASMNLLEVMQAHRVHNLVFSSSATVYGDPQRLPIDEQHPVGGCTNPYGQTKYFIEEMVKDHCKAEKEWNAVLLRYFNPIGAHSCGQIGEDPQGIPNNLLPYVAQVAIGRRKFLNVFGNDYDTLDGTGVRDYIHVVDLAKGHIAALKKLKDNCGCKVYNLGTGTGYSVLQMVKAMEKASGREIAYKIAPRREGDIASCYADPCLAEKELGWKAQFDLERMCEDLWRWQSMNPTGFSSGTDS, encoded by the exons ATGGCCGAGAAGGTGCTGGTCACAGGTGGAGGCGGCTACGTTGGGAGTCACTGCGTGTTGGAGCTCATTGAAGCGGGTTACCAGCCGGTCGTGGTCGATAACTTCAGCAACGCTGTGAGAG gagagggggatGTGCCAGAGAGCATACTGAGGATAGAGAAGCTCCTGGACACCAGCATCGAGTTTCATGAACTAGATCTTTTGGACAAAGCTGGCTTGGAAAAACTCTTCAAAAAG CATTCTTTCAGTGCGGTGATGCACTTTGCGGGGCTGAAGGCTGTTGGGGAGTCAGTGGAGCAGCCATTACGCTACTACAGAGTCAACCTCACTGCCTCCATGAACCTGCTGGAG GTGATGCAGGCTCACAGGGTGCACAACCTGGTCTTCAGCAGCTCAGCCACGGTGTACGGAGACCCTCAGCGCCTTCCCATCGACGAGCAGCACCCCGTGGGCGGCTGCACCAACCCCTACGGCCAGACCAAGTACTTCATCGAGGAGATGGTCAAAGACCACTGTAAAGCCGAGAAG GAGTGGAACGCAGTGCTTCTGCGTTATTTCAACCCGATCGGAGCTCATTCCTGTGGCCAGATAGGAGAGGACCCTCAGGGTATCCCCAACAACCTGCTGCCATATGTTGCCCAG GTTGCCATTGGGAGGAGAAAGTTCCTCAATGTATTTGGGAATGATTATGACACACTTGATGGGACAG GTGTGCGAGATTATATCCACGTCGTAGATCTGGCGAAGGGACACATAGCGGCGCTGAAGAAGCTCAAAGACAACTGCGGCTGCAAG GTGTACAACCTGGGAACGGGTACCGGGTACTCTGTGCTCCAGATGGTGAAAGCCATGGAAAAGGCATCCGGGAGAGAG ATCGCGTACAAAATCGCCCCTCGCCGCGAAGGAGACATAGCATCGTGCTACGCTGACCCATGTCTAGCTGAGAAGGAGCTCGGCTGGAAGGCCCAATTTGACCTGGAAAGAATGT GTGAGGACCTGTGGCGCTGGCAGTCCATGAATCCCACTGGATTTTCCAGTGGCACAGACTCctga
- the zbtb8a gene encoding zinc finger and BTB domain-containing protein 8A isoform X2, with protein sequence MEMVADLGASRLYRAPGEPSHQQPQRWFNTADITVAHQSSLLKQLNQQRRQELFCDCSVLVEGQLFRAHRNVLFASSGYFRMLLSQGPDGLSDSVNATFDVFSPESFTVILDFIYSGQLDLSSHNVIEVMSAASYLQVNNVINYCKNFIKSSLEISVKDEDRDRCISLSETCSFISGVGEDSPEQQQQQQRQQGLSSVSPPPALWTRDNSRVQCGFIGKDPEQDSSAPALKTEPSSPADHLGAEAEDSQDPEDPPYALPGSVRRRGRGGTRRRASNGTTRANPPEDLDIEEARKKKAERAEELYATLPPIVSVIGHFNKDSNPIMRFKCPFCTHTVKRKADLKRHLRCHTGERPYPCQACNKRFTRLEHLRSHFETIHQARKLVCRKCKCQVSEETGHVVCEGTRRYRMCTACIQEVDCDDIPMDGLDSANEEPALLLGVDGEEEGDSGRSWMVTDDDDLAEDSGADLIIQQVDDSDEELQ encoded by the exons atggaaatggTGGCAGACTTGGGGGCGAGTAGACTCTACCGGGCACCGGGTGAACCGAGTCACCA GCAGCCTCAGAGGTGGTTCAACACTGCGGACATCACGGTGGCTCACCAGAGCAGCCTGCTGAAGCAGCTCAACCAACAGCGCCGCCAGGAGCTCTTCTGTGACTGCAGCGTGCTGGTGGAGGGCCAGCTCTTCAGGGCCCACCGCAACGTCCTGTTCGCCAGCAGCGGCTACTTCCGCATGCTTCTGTCCCAGGGGCCCGACGGGCTGTCCGACTCGGTCAACGCCACCTTCGACGTCTTCAGCCCCGAGAGTTTCACCGTCATACTGGACTTCATCTACTCGGGCCAGCTCGACCTCTCGAGCCACAATGTGATCGAGGTGATGTCTGCGGCCAGCTACTTGCAGGTGAACAATGTCATCAACTACTGCAAGAACTTCATCAAATCCTCCCTGGAAATCAGTGTGAAGGATGAAGACCGTGACCGCTGCATCAGCTTGTCAGAGACCTGCAGTTTTATCAGTGGAGTCGGAGAGGACAgccccgagcagcagcagcagcagcagcggcagcaagGCCTCAGCTCGGTGAGCCCCCCGCCGGCGCTCTGGACCAGGGACAACTCACGGGTGCAGTGCGGCTTCATAGGGAAGGACCCGGAGCAGGATTCATCGGCCCCAGCCCTGAAGACTGAGCCCAGCAGCCCCGCTGACCACCTCGGCGCGGAGGCCGAGGACTCGCAGGACCCCGAGGACCCCCCGTACGCGCTGCCCGGATCAGTGCGCCGGCGAGGTAGAGGGGGAACCAGAAGGAGGGCATCCAACGGCACGACTCGCGCCAACCCACCCGAAGACCTGGACATCGAGGAggccaggaaaaaaaaggcagagagggCGGAGGAGCTGTATGCTACTCTTCCACCTATTGTGAGTGTTATCGGGCACTTTAATAAAG ACTCCAACCCTATTATGCGTTTCAAATGTCCCTTTTGCACACACACCGTGAAAAGGAAAGCCGATCTGAAGCGTCACTTGCGCTGCCACACAGGAGAGAGGCCGTACCCCTGTCAGGCCTGCAATAAACGCTTCACGCGCCTGGAGCACCTCCGCAGCCATTTTGAGACG ATCCATCAAGCCAGGAAGCTGGTGTGCAGGAAGTGTAAATGTCAGGTTTCGGAGGAGACTGGGCACGTGGTGTGCGAGGGGACACGACGCTACCGCATGTGCACCGCATGCATCCAGGAGGTTGACTGTGACGACATCCCCATGGACGGTCTAGATAGCGCCAACGAGGAGCCGGCCCTCTTATTGGGGGTTgacggggaagaggagggggacagCGGGAGGAGCTGGATGGTAACCGATGACGACGACCTAGCGGAGGACTCGGGGGCCGACCTCATCATCCAGCAAGTGGACGACAGTGATGAGGAGCTGCAGTGA
- the zbtb8a gene encoding zinc finger and BTB domain-containing protein 8A isoform X1 has protein sequence MILSHESCNMCAFRLMHTQDHIKCKSLHFNERPRGPFVPLSSSSSSSSPWVVCCVRAECFSHCLPRRQPQRWFNTADITVAHQSSLLKQLNQQRRQELFCDCSVLVEGQLFRAHRNVLFASSGYFRMLLSQGPDGLSDSVNATFDVFSPESFTVILDFIYSGQLDLSSHNVIEVMSAASYLQVNNVINYCKNFIKSSLEISVKDEDRDRCISLSETCSFISGVGEDSPEQQQQQQRQQGLSSVSPPPALWTRDNSRVQCGFIGKDPEQDSSAPALKTEPSSPADHLGAEAEDSQDPEDPPYALPGSVRRRGRGGTRRRASNGTTRANPPEDLDIEEARKKKAERAEELYATLPPIVSVIGHFNKDSNPIMRFKCPFCTHTVKRKADLKRHLRCHTGERPYPCQACNKRFTRLEHLRSHFETIHQARKLVCRKCKCQVSEETGHVVCEGTRRYRMCTACIQEVDCDDIPMDGLDSANEEPALLLGVDGEEEGDSGRSWMVTDDDDLAEDSGADLIIQQVDDSDEELQ, from the exons ATGATACTGTCCCACGAATCATGTAACATGTGTGCATTTAGGCTCATGCATACACAGGATCACATAAAATGCAAGTCTCTCCATTTCAACGAGCGTCCACGAGGCCCCTTTGTTCCGttatcatcttcttcttcttcttcttctccgtggGTCGTGTGCTGCGTGCGCGCTgagtgcttctcccattgtctCCCCCGCAGGCAGCCTCAGAGGTGGTTCAACACTGCGGACATCACGGTGGCTCACCAGAGCAGCCTGCTGAAGCAGCTCAACCAACAGCGCCGCCAGGAGCTCTTCTGTGACTGCAGCGTGCTGGTGGAGGGCCAGCTCTTCAGGGCCCACCGCAACGTCCTGTTCGCCAGCAGCGGCTACTTCCGCATGCTTCTGTCCCAGGGGCCCGACGGGCTGTCCGACTCGGTCAACGCCACCTTCGACGTCTTCAGCCCCGAGAGTTTCACCGTCATACTGGACTTCATCTACTCGGGCCAGCTCGACCTCTCGAGCCACAATGTGATCGAGGTGATGTCTGCGGCCAGCTACTTGCAGGTGAACAATGTCATCAACTACTGCAAGAACTTCATCAAATCCTCCCTGGAAATCAGTGTGAAGGATGAAGACCGTGACCGCTGCATCAGCTTGTCAGAGACCTGCAGTTTTATCAGTGGAGTCGGAGAGGACAgccccgagcagcagcagcagcagcagcggcagcaagGCCTCAGCTCGGTGAGCCCCCCGCCGGCGCTCTGGACCAGGGACAACTCACGGGTGCAGTGCGGCTTCATAGGGAAGGACCCGGAGCAGGATTCATCGGCCCCAGCCCTGAAGACTGAGCCCAGCAGCCCCGCTGACCACCTCGGCGCGGAGGCCGAGGACTCGCAGGACCCCGAGGACCCCCCGTACGCGCTGCCCGGATCAGTGCGCCGGCGAGGTAGAGGGGGAACCAGAAGGAGGGCATCCAACGGCACGACTCGCGCCAACCCACCCGAAGACCTGGACATCGAGGAggccaggaaaaaaaaggcagagagggCGGAGGAGCTGTATGCTACTCTTCCACCTATTGTGAGTGTTATCGGGCACTTTAATAAAG ACTCCAACCCTATTATGCGTTTCAAATGTCCCTTTTGCACACACACCGTGAAAAGGAAAGCCGATCTGAAGCGTCACTTGCGCTGCCACACAGGAGAGAGGCCGTACCCCTGTCAGGCCTGCAATAAACGCTTCACGCGCCTGGAGCACCTCCGCAGCCATTTTGAGACG ATCCATCAAGCCAGGAAGCTGGTGTGCAGGAAGTGTAAATGTCAGGTTTCGGAGGAGACTGGGCACGTGGTGTGCGAGGGGACACGACGCTACCGCATGTGCACCGCATGCATCCAGGAGGTTGACTGTGACGACATCCCCATGGACGGTCTAGATAGCGCCAACGAGGAGCCGGCCCTCTTATTGGGGGTTgacggggaagaggagggggacagCGGGAGGAGCTGGATGGTAACCGATGACGACGACCTAGCGGAGGACTCGGGGGCCGACCTCATCATCCAGCAAGTGGACGACAGTGATGAGGAGCTGCAGTGA
- the zbtb8a gene encoding zinc finger and BTB domain-containing protein 8A isoform X3 has translation MLLSQGPDGLSDSVNATFDVFSPESFTVILDFIYSGQLDLSSHNVIEVMSAASYLQVNNVINYCKNFIKSSLEISVKDEDRDRCISLSETCSFISGVGEDSPEQQQQQQRQQGLSSVSPPPALWTRDNSRVQCGFIGKDPEQDSSAPALKTEPSSPADHLGAEAEDSQDPEDPPYALPGSVRRRGRGGTRRRASNGTTRANPPEDLDIEEARKKKAERAEELYATLPPIVSVIGHFNKDSNPIMRFKCPFCTHTVKRKADLKRHLRCHTGERPYPCQACNKRFTRLEHLRSHFETIHQARKLVCRKCKCQVSEETGHVVCEGTRRYRMCTACIQEVDCDDIPMDGLDSANEEPALLLGVDGEEEGDSGRSWMVTDDDDLAEDSGADLIIQQVDDSDEELQ, from the exons ATGCTTCTGTCCCAGGGGCCCGACGGGCTGTCCGACTCGGTCAACGCCACCTTCGACGTCTTCAGCCCCGAGAGTTTCACCGTCATACTGGACTTCATCTACTCGGGCCAGCTCGACCTCTCGAGCCACAATGTGATCGAGGTGATGTCTGCGGCCAGCTACTTGCAGGTGAACAATGTCATCAACTACTGCAAGAACTTCATCAAATCCTCCCTGGAAATCAGTGTGAAGGATGAAGACCGTGACCGCTGCATCAGCTTGTCAGAGACCTGCAGTTTTATCAGTGGAGTCGGAGAGGACAgccccgagcagcagcagcagcagcagcggcagcaagGCCTCAGCTCGGTGAGCCCCCCGCCGGCGCTCTGGACCAGGGACAACTCACGGGTGCAGTGCGGCTTCATAGGGAAGGACCCGGAGCAGGATTCATCGGCCCCAGCCCTGAAGACTGAGCCCAGCAGCCCCGCTGACCACCTCGGCGCGGAGGCCGAGGACTCGCAGGACCCCGAGGACCCCCCGTACGCGCTGCCCGGATCAGTGCGCCGGCGAGGTAGAGGGGGAACCAGAAGGAGGGCATCCAACGGCACGACTCGCGCCAACCCACCCGAAGACCTGGACATCGAGGAggccaggaaaaaaaaggcagagagggCGGAGGAGCTGTATGCTACTCTTCCACCTATTGTGAGTGTTATCGGGCACTTTAATAAAG ACTCCAACCCTATTATGCGTTTCAAATGTCCCTTTTGCACACACACCGTGAAAAGGAAAGCCGATCTGAAGCGTCACTTGCGCTGCCACACAGGAGAGAGGCCGTACCCCTGTCAGGCCTGCAATAAACGCTTCACGCGCCTGGAGCACCTCCGCAGCCATTTTGAGACG ATCCATCAAGCCAGGAAGCTGGTGTGCAGGAAGTGTAAATGTCAGGTTTCGGAGGAGACTGGGCACGTGGTGTGCGAGGGGACACGACGCTACCGCATGTGCACCGCATGCATCCAGGAGGTTGACTGTGACGACATCCCCATGGACGGTCTAGATAGCGCCAACGAGGAGCCGGCCCTCTTATTGGGGGTTgacggggaagaggagggggacagCGGGAGGAGCTGGATGGTAACCGATGACGACGACCTAGCGGAGGACTCGGGGGCCGACCTCATCATCCAGCAAGTGGACGACAGTGATGAGGAGCTGCAGTGA
- the hmgcl gene encoding hydroxymethylglutaryl-CoA lyase, mitochondrial, with amino-acid sequence MMAAVVRLVNRSALGSAMGQRYVAFSSAAKVNSAGVRAGRALPEKVKIVEVGPRDGLQNEKTIVPTESKIHLINMLSASGLSVIEATSFVSPKWVPQMADQVEVMKGIVRKPGVSYPVLTPNLKGFQAAVKAGASEVAIFGAASELFSKKNINCSVEESLQRFDEVVRMAKEAGVPVRGYVSCVLGCPYEGKVAPEKVAHVAKRLYSMGCYEISLGDTTGVGTPGSMSDMLEAVSREVPVNALAVHCHDTYGQALANILVALQMGISVIDSSVAGLGGCPYASGASGNVATEDVVYMLHGLGIQTGVDLSKLMDAGAFICRTLNRKTNSKVAQATCKL; translated from the exons ATGATGGCGGCCGTGGTGAGACTTGTCAACAGAAGTGCTTTGGGTTCCGCAATGGGTCAGCGGTATGTGGCGTTCAGCTCGGCGGCGAAGGTCAACTCG GCCGGCGTGAGAGCAGGTCGAGCTCTTCCGGAGAAGGTGAAAATAGTGGAGGTGGGACCCAGAGATGGTCTTCAGAATGAAAAG ACTATCGTGCCGACAGAATCTAAAATTCATTTGATTAACATGCTGTCAGCGTCGGGGCTATCGGTCATTGAGGCCACCAGCTTTGTGTCACCAAAGTGGGTTCCACAG ATGGCAGACCAGGTGGAGGTGATGAAGGGGATCGTGAGGAAACCTGGGGTGTCTTACCCGGTCCTCACACCCAACCTCAAGGGTTTTCAGGCCGCT GTGAAGGCAGGAGCTTCAGAGGTCGCCATATTTGGTGCTGCATCGGAGCTGTTCAGTAAGAAGAACATAAACTGCTCAGTGGAGGAGAGTTTACAGCGCTTTGACGAGGTTGTGAGAATGGCTAAAGAGGCTGGTGTGCCAGTTAGAGG TTATGTGTCGTGTGTCCTCGGATGTCCGTATGAAGGCAAGGTGGCACCCGAAAAAGTTGCACAC GTAGCCAAGCGTCTGTACTCCATGGGCTGCTATGAGATCTCTCTGGGGGACACTACCGGAGTGGGGACTCCAGGAAGCATGAGTGACATGCTGGAGGCGGTGAGCAGAGAGGTGCCAGTTAACGCCTTGGCGGTGCACTGCCACGATACCTACGGCCAGGCCCTGGCTAACATCCTCGTAGCCTTACAG ATGGGAATCAGTGTGATCGACTCTTCAGTAGCCGGGCTCGGAGGCTGCCCCTATGCCAGTGGGGCATCTGGAAATGTTGCTACTGAAGATGTAGTCTACATGCTGCATGGGCTTGGGATTCAAACG GGAGTGGACCTCTCAAAGCTGATGGACGCTGGAGCTTTCATCTGTCGAACTCTTAACAGAAAGACCAACTCTAAAGTGGCCCAGGCTACATGCAAGCTGTAG